In one Flammeovirga yaeyamensis genomic region, the following are encoded:
- a CDS encoding GntR family transcriptional regulator, translating into MNITINHNSALPLHKQIENVLRDLIDTGEYDNGKLFPKEVDISNRLGVSRNTVRQAINTLVTEGLLIRKKGVGTTVAEKKIQTKLSEWHSFTQEMNNKGIPFKNYKVQLTKVKATEELALLLSIEEGKEIMKLERIRGDKDMPFVHFVSWFHPKIDFDENESFEKPLYDIIEERSNIILTKSSEELLAMLADKQLALDLKVEEGSPVLFRKRAVADPGGRVMEINHGYYRGDRFTYQIEINR; encoded by the coding sequence ATGAACATTACAATAAACCATAACTCAGCATTACCACTTCATAAGCAAATAGAAAATGTATTGAGAGATTTAATCGATACAGGAGAGTATGACAATGGAAAACTATTTCCTAAAGAAGTAGATATCAGTAATCGTCTTGGTGTTTCTAGAAATACTGTGAGACAGGCCATCAATACGTTGGTGACAGAAGGATTATTGATAAGAAAGAAGGGAGTAGGAACAACTGTAGCTGAAAAGAAAATTCAAACGAAGTTATCTGAGTGGCATAGTTTCACTCAAGAAATGAATAATAAAGGAATTCCTTTTAAAAACTATAAAGTCCAATTAACCAAAGTGAAAGCAACGGAAGAATTGGCTTTATTACTTTCAATAGAAGAAGGAAAGGAAATCATGAAATTGGAAAGAATTAGAGGCGACAAGGACATGCCATTTGTGCACTTTGTTTCATGGTTTCATCCAAAAATTGATTTTGACGAGAACGAATCATTCGAGAAACCTTTGTATGATATTATAGAGGAAAGATCGAATATTATCCTTACAAAATCTTCAGAAGAATTATTGGCTATGTTGGCAGACAAACAATTGGCCCTAGATTTAAAAGTAGAAGAAGGATCGCCAGTTTTATTTAGAAAAAGAGCAGTGGCTGATCCAGGAGGTAGAGTGATGGAAATTAATCATGGGTATTATCGAGGAGATCGTTTTACCTATCAGATCGAGATTAACCGATAA
- a CDS encoding IS110 family RNA-guided transposase produces the protein MIYKKVIGVDVSKLTLDIALQLSPSKFIMRKCGNTKKHISTCFKTLFKEYDLSKEDVLIVAENTGLYTNPLIWSLVEEGYNLWIECPNQFHLSKGFTKGKNDQIDAQRLADYGYRNSDKAKLCELSSTSLSTLKYLNSERDLIVSEQQKFKAQITDHKDYVEESEYKDRVKRYNKILKALKENLDAIDKRIDQIVKNDKVLKHQLNLLKTIPGVGPKIALDVIIATLGFKKFDNARQFASYVGVAPFRYVSGTSIRSKNKVSKRSKLSLKSNIHMGVVSAIQIEGEFQTYYQRKISEGKNKMTAINNLRAKMIKRMFAVIKNNKAYQSNYIACWT, from the coding sequence ATGATTTACAAAAAAGTAATTGGGGTTGATGTAAGTAAATTAACATTAGACATCGCTTTACAGTTAAGTCCTTCGAAGTTCATTATGAGAAAATGTGGTAATACTAAAAAGCATATTTCCACTTGTTTCAAAACTTTATTTAAAGAATATGACCTATCAAAAGAAGATGTATTAATCGTGGCTGAGAATACAGGACTTTATACTAATCCTTTAATTTGGAGTTTAGTTGAAGAAGGCTATAATTTATGGATTGAGTGCCCTAATCAATTTCATCTTAGTAAAGGATTTACCAAAGGAAAAAATGATCAAATAGATGCACAAAGACTTGCTGATTATGGCTACAGAAATTCTGATAAAGCAAAACTATGTGAGCTAAGTTCGACCAGTCTTTCTACATTAAAATATTTGAATTCAGAAAGAGATCTAATTGTAAGTGAGCAACAGAAATTTAAAGCACAAATTACTGATCATAAAGATTATGTAGAAGAAAGTGAGTATAAAGATCGAGTTAAAAGATATAATAAAATACTCAAAGCTTTAAAAGAAAATTTAGATGCGATAGACAAGAGAATAGATCAGATAGTTAAAAATGACAAGGTATTGAAACATCAATTAAACCTTCTAAAAACAATACCAGGTGTAGGTCCTAAAATTGCACTAGATGTAATAATTGCTACCCTAGGTTTTAAGAAATTTGACAATGCACGTCAATTTGCTTCCTATGTTGGAGTTGCTCCATTCCGATATGTCTCAGGAACGAGTATTCGGTCTAAAAATAAGGTGTCAAAACGGTCAAAGTTATCACTTAAAAGCAATATCCATATGGGGGTTGTATCTGCCATCCAAATAGAGGGTGAATTTCAGACGTATTACCAACGAAAAATTAGTGAAGGGAAAAATAAAATGACGGCAATTAATAATTTACGAGCTAAAATGATAAAAAGGATGTTTGCTGTAATTAAGAATAACAAGGCTTATCAAAGTAATTATATAGCTTGCTGGACATAG
- a CDS encoding ROK family protein → MRLDANNETTYILTADIGGSHITSSVVNVEQKSIVENTIFHSTVNSQGTADEILATWLNALASSLEKCNDIKISGVSIAMPGPFDYNKGICLMENVGKYDSIYGYNIKLAVYEKLYQHLPSAENVVFLNDADAFILGAVYQQNWETDKVIGITLGTGYGSGFVENGQLRTSGKDIPKDGLLYCQPYKEGINEDYISTRWFVNEWNKKTGESIKGVKEVAESQEALSNDLFEEFGQNLSNTLLPWRTSFNPSKLIIGGNITKALSRFENTLNKDLNINEIIAYPSTEEASMIGAAIHFTKTISNKMTRNTKQYLMPSKVEGTEKGQYNIYPSHQLTEGEINIGYASLAQSIKGNNKILLDGFVGVDWEAVTSQLLDALKAEGIQKATFLNLDGALKSDKEIEELVAPYLGGDDPIFGKIYDKNLVDFFDQEKLDQLKNQEGELVIIYGSGASLLQDSDTALVYFDVPKNEIQFRSRASRVLNLGAREIVAPKPQYKRMYFVDWMILNDQKSKILKDIDFIVDEQRSNEITWTDGDTFRKGLEDMSQNAFRVRPWFEPGAWGGQWIKDKIGGLNDDVPNYAWSFELIVPENGIVFEQNGNLLEVSFDFLMFHNHHNVLGEAANRFGYEFPIRFDFLDTYDGGNLSVQCHPRVPYMQEHFGHKFTQDETYYMLDAEEDAKVYLGFQEDIEPKAFENALTHAMESGEEMDVEKYVQVHKANKHDLFLIPNGTIHCSGKNGMVLEISSTPYIFTFKMYDWQRLDLDGKPRPMNIERGMENLYFDRKGDKVQEELISKQVVTEEGEDYQIVNLSTHKEHFYAVDRFEFDSSIEVELNNQCHIMSLVEGESITVVTNEKTFDINYAETFVVPAASKHYKLINTSGKRVKVIKSYVKSEEC, encoded by the coding sequence ATGAGACTAGACGCTAACAACGAAACAACCTATATACTTACTGCTGATATCGGCGGGAGTCACATTACGTCTTCAGTCGTTAATGTGGAACAAAAATCTATTGTAGAAAATACAATATTTCATTCAACGGTGAATAGTCAAGGAACTGCTGATGAAATATTAGCTACTTGGTTAAACGCTTTAGCCTCTTCCTTAGAAAAATGTAATGATATTAAAATCTCTGGGGTAAGTATTGCCATGCCCGGTCCATTTGATTACAACAAGGGGATCTGCTTAATGGAAAATGTCGGTAAATACGATTCTATTTACGGATATAACATTAAGTTAGCTGTCTATGAAAAACTTTATCAACATCTTCCTTCTGCAGAAAATGTAGTCTTCCTTAATGATGCTGATGCCTTTATTTTAGGTGCTGTCTATCAACAAAATTGGGAGACTGATAAGGTAATCGGTATTACTTTAGGTACCGGTTATGGTTCTGGTTTTGTAGAAAATGGACAATTGAGAACATCTGGAAAAGACATTCCTAAAGATGGTTTATTGTACTGTCAGCCTTATAAAGAGGGCATTAATGAGGACTATATTTCTACAAGATGGTTCGTAAATGAATGGAATAAAAAAACAGGGGAATCAATAAAAGGAGTAAAGGAGGTAGCTGAATCTCAGGAGGCATTATCAAATGATCTTTTCGAAGAATTTGGGCAGAATTTATCCAATACTTTATTGCCTTGGCGCACATCATTTAACCCTTCTAAATTAATCATCGGAGGCAACATCACGAAAGCCTTATCACGATTTGAAAATACATTAAATAAAGATTTAAATATAAATGAAATAATTGCTTATCCTTCTACAGAGGAAGCTTCTATGATTGGGGCTGCGATTCATTTTACAAAAACTATATCAAACAAAATGACAAGAAATACGAAACAATATTTGATGCCTTCAAAAGTAGAAGGAACGGAGAAAGGACAATACAATATTTATCCTTCTCATCAATTAACTGAGGGCGAAATTAATATTGGATATGCTTCTTTAGCACAATCAATCAAAGGAAATAATAAAATTCTTTTAGACGGTTTTGTAGGAGTGGATTGGGAAGCCGTTACTTCTCAGTTATTAGATGCTTTAAAAGCGGAAGGTATTCAGAAAGCAACTTTCTTAAACTTGGATGGTGCTTTAAAATCAGATAAAGAAATTGAAGAATTGGTAGCACCTTATTTAGGTGGTGATGATCCAATTTTCGGTAAAATATACGATAAAAACCTTGTGGATTTCTTTGATCAAGAGAAGTTGGATCAATTAAAGAATCAAGAAGGTGAATTGGTAATTATCTATGGTAGTGGTGCTTCTTTACTACAGGACAGCGATACTGCTCTAGTATATTTTGATGTACCAAAAAATGAGATTCAATTCCGTTCTAGAGCATCAAGAGTATTGAACTTAGGTGCCAGAGAAATCGTTGCTCCAAAGCCTCAATATAAGCGTATGTATTTTGTGGATTGGATGATTTTGAACGATCAAAAATCGAAAATTCTTAAGGATATTGACTTTATAGTTGATGAACAAAGAAGCAACGAAATTACTTGGACGGATGGTGATACTTTCCGCAAAGGTTTAGAAGACATGTCGCAAAATGCATTTAGAGTTCGACCTTGGTTTGAGCCTGGTGCGTGGGGTGGACAATGGATTAAAGATAAAATTGGCGGATTAAATGATGATGTACCGAACTATGCTTGGTCGTTTGAATTAATCGTTCCAGAAAACGGTATTGTTTTCGAACAAAACGGAAACTTATTAGAAGTATCTTTCGACTTCTTGATGTTCCACAATCATCATAATGTATTGGGTGAAGCAGCCAACCGTTTTGGTTATGAATTCCCAATCCGTTTCGACTTCTTGGATACTTACGATGGAGGTAATCTATCTGTTCAATGTCACCCAAGAGTACCTTACATGCAGGAACACTTTGGACATAAGTTTACGCAAGATGAAACCTATTACATGCTTGATGCTGAGGAGGATGCGAAAGTATACCTTGGTTTCCAAGAGGACATTGAGCCTAAAGCATTCGAAAATGCATTAACACATGCAATGGAATCTGGTGAAGAAATGGATGTAGAAAAATACGTTCAAGTTCACAAGGCGAATAAACACGATTTGTTCTTGATTCCAAACGGTACCATCCACTGTTCTGGTAAAAACGGAATGGTATTAGAAATTAGCTCAACTCCCTATATTTTCACTTTTAAGATGTACGATTGGCAACGTTTAGATTTGGACGGAAAGCCAAGACCAATGAACATCGAAAGAGGTATGGAAAACTTGTATTTCGACCGTAAAGGTGATAAAGTGCAAGAGGAATTGATCTCTAAACAAGTAGTGACAGAAGAAGGTGAGGATTATCAAATCGTAAATCTTTCAACGCACAAAGAGCATTTTTATGCTGTGGATCGTTTTGAGTTCGATTCATCGATTGAAGTAGAGTTGAACAACCAATGTCATATTATGAGTTTGGTAGAAGGCGAATCGATCACAGTCGTGACCAACGAAAAAACATTTGATATTAATTATGCTGAGACTTTTGTAGTTCCAGCAGCAAGTAAGCACTATAAGTTAATTAACACTTCTGGCAAGAGAGTCAAAGTGATAAAATCTTATGTGAAATCGGAAGAGTGCTAA
- a CDS encoding sugar porter family MFS transporter: MNRKVIYTTIVAAIAGVLFGFDTAVISGTIPYVTKHFSLEPALVGWFVSSALVGSILGVSFSGLASDKFGRKNMLIISAVGFLLSALGCSISNGFTELIIYRMLGGIAIGLASMVAPLYISEISPKKYRGRLVTVYQLCITMGILLAYFSNSFIQFQEVDFKGIFSGIEGDGLWRTMFFVEVVPAFIFLIGLIFVSKSPQWLMLRGEAEQARELSNSLGIESPTLTDDESNKVSLSELVKGNLKKPMGIAVFLMLFSQLCGINAIIYYGPSILAEAGLSLGDSLGGQVSIGIVNMLFTIFAILFVDRWGRKPLLTLGALGVTFALLTTGMLFQLGVDSGYSIVGTIILFIACYAFSLGPIQFVVASEIFPLKFRAKAMSVCTMMLWVANAIVGQVFPILLDSAGPAITFFIFGGIGIPAVYIILKFIPETKGKSFEEIQKMWNKNHISQKI; this comes from the coding sequence ATGAACAGAAAAGTTATTTATACCACAATAGTTGCCGCTATTGCTGGAGTGTTATTTGGATTCGACACTGCAGTAATATCTGGGACTATACCCTATGTAACCAAACACTTCTCCCTCGAACCCGCTTTAGTAGGTTGGTTTGTAAGTTCTGCATTGGTCGGATCTATATTGGGAGTTAGTTTTTCTGGTTTAGCAAGTGATAAGTTTGGTCGTAAGAACATGCTTATTATTTCTGCAGTAGGATTTTTATTATCTGCATTAGGTTGTTCCATATCCAATGGATTTACGGAATTAATTATCTATAGAATGCTAGGTGGGATCGCCATCGGTTTAGCTTCTATGGTGGCTCCATTATACATTAGTGAGATCTCTCCTAAGAAATACAGAGGTCGATTGGTAACTGTTTATCAATTATGTATTACAATGGGGATATTATTGGCTTATTTCTCTAACAGTTTCATTCAGTTTCAAGAAGTGGACTTTAAAGGAATATTCTCTGGTATTGAAGGTGATGGATTATGGAGAACCATGTTTTTCGTAGAAGTTGTTCCTGCGTTTATCTTCTTGATTGGATTGATATTCGTTTCTAAAAGCCCTCAATGGTTAATGCTTAGAGGTGAAGCTGAACAAGCAAGAGAATTATCAAATAGTCTTGGCATAGAATCACCCACATTAACTGATGATGAGTCGAACAAAGTGAGTTTAAGCGAGCTTGTAAAAGGCAATTTGAAAAAGCCCATGGGTATTGCGGTATTCCTTATGTTATTCTCTCAATTATGCGGAATTAACGCCATCATATATTATGGTCCAAGTATTTTAGCCGAAGCAGGTTTAAGCCTTGGAGATTCTCTAGGAGGACAAGTGAGTATCGGAATAGTTAACATGTTATTTACCATTTTCGCTATCTTATTTGTCGACAGATGGGGTAGAAAACCTCTACTTACATTGGGAGCCTTAGGAGTAACATTTGCTTTGCTAACTACAGGAATGTTATTTCAATTAGGAGTCGATTCAGGATATAGCATTGTTGGTACAATCATCTTATTTATTGCCTGTTATGCCTTCTCATTAGGACCAATACAGTTTGTGGTAGCATCAGAAATTTTCCCTCTTAAATTCAGAGCAAAAGCCATGTCGGTGTGTACCATGATGCTTTGGGTAGCCAATGCCATTGTTGGACAAGTATTTCCAATTTTGTTAGACAGTGCAGGTCCAGCAATCACCTTCTTCATATTTGGTGGAATCGGTATTCCTGCCGTTTATATCATATTGAAATTTATACCTGAGACGAAAGGAAAATCATTCGAAGAAATTCAAAAGATGTGGAATAAAAACCATATCTCTCAAAAAATATAA
- a CDS encoding GAF domain-containing sensor histidine kinase — protein MKTPKKPENEFQRIKDLYSYNVLDTLNDIDFDYITQMAAQICQTKISVVSLVDRERQWFKSKFGIDAAETPRDVSFCGHAILEPDKMLEVSDARLDERFADNPLVTGAPHVTFYAGIPLVTEEGNALGTLCVIDDQPKELNDYQKESLKILTHQVVRLLELRKRTLQIEKNNQELTKYSEHLKDFIQISTQNMNGPVLSMNSIINLALLKQPDPQIESYLKRISREIDILQDLMRDFEKYDEIVKRKENLEIYCLKDLTRDFNDFLSQYSNIYTINIHSDLEHLVIDQKNIIEIFHQLVSFFIGYSNKKVLDFDLTILENYFNYEFELKVKKLTIEKDHLKNIFDPFISKILNQKNDKKIKKDLSLIHKLISMKGGKINVTSNEEDGTVIYFSIEK, from the coding sequence ATGAAGACACCAAAAAAGCCAGAGAACGAGTTTCAAAGAATTAAAGATTTGTATTCCTACAATGTTTTGGATACTCTAAATGATATTGATTTTGATTATATCACTCAAATGGCTGCACAAATATGTCAAACAAAAATATCAGTGGTTAGTCTTGTAGATCGAGAACGACAGTGGTTTAAATCTAAATTTGGTATTGATGCCGCTGAAACACCAAGAGATGTTTCATTTTGTGGTCATGCGATCTTAGAACCCGATAAAATGTTGGAAGTAAGCGATGCTCGATTAGACGAAAGGTTTGCCGACAATCCTCTAGTTACAGGAGCCCCTCATGTTACTTTTTATGCTGGAATCCCTTTAGTTACCGAAGAAGGAAATGCATTGGGTACATTATGTGTAATTGATGATCAACCCAAAGAACTCAACGATTATCAAAAAGAAAGTCTGAAGATATTAACACATCAAGTAGTCCGACTTTTAGAATTAAGGAAAAGAACACTTCAGATAGAAAAAAATAATCAGGAACTGACTAAATATTCAGAACACTTAAAAGACTTCATTCAGATTTCTACTCAGAATATGAATGGACCTGTTCTTAGTATGAATAGTATTATCAACTTAGCTCTTTTAAAACAACCCGACCCACAGATAGAAAGCTACTTAAAAAGAATATCGAGAGAAATTGATATCCTGCAAGACTTAATGAGGGATTTTGAAAAGTACGATGAAATTGTAAAAAGAAAAGAGAACCTTGAAATCTATTGCCTCAAAGATTTAACTAGGGACTTTAACGATTTCTTATCCCAATATTCTAACATATATACCATTAATATTCATTCTGATCTAGAACATCTGGTAATTGATCAGAAAAATATAATAGAAATTTTTCATCAATTGGTTAGCTTCTTTATTGGTTACTCCAACAAAAAAGTACTTGATTTTGATTTAACGATTCTTGAAAACTACTTCAACTATGAATTTGAGTTGAAGGTAAAAAAATTGACCATTGAAAAAGATCATCTAAAAAATATTTTTGATCCTTTTATAAGTAAAATCTTAAATCAGAAAAACGATAAAAAAATCAAGAAAGATTTGTCTCTAATACACAAGCTTATTAGCATGAAAGGTGGGAAAATTAATGTGACTTCTAATGAAGAGGATGGGACAGTTATTTATTTCTCTATTGAAAAATAA
- a CDS encoding GH36-type glycosyl hydrolase domain-containing protein, translating to MKKLLSIVAISMMMSCSDQSSELKNTIKEDQQIDEINKMGLKLISSGFNAGDGYAEVWIRDFNTFVTQSAKVLDQKDIKDNILNFFYIQEADGNIADGFIEVRPGYDSTYYKKSALKPSLAYHKNTVETDHETSLVQTVYKYIKATNDRSILNEVIDGKTVTERLVMSMDFLMNERYNEKYGLLWGATTADWGDVQPEHPWGVALDENSHLTIDIYDNAMFVIALNNMIEICGHQIDVVKWTKIKDEITNNVRTHLWDEKNQKYIPHIYLHGSPFPKDFDENEIMYHGGTAVAIQAGFLTKKEIKVSLEKMIKNVKESGAPSIGLTLYPVYPEGFFQNTGMHPYGYQNGGDWTWFGARMISALIENGYEKEAWEQAQPMFDRVLKNKGFYEWYTRDNQPTGSGMFRGSAGVLLDAIDAFQDYANED from the coding sequence ATGAAAAAATTACTATCGATTGTAGCTATCAGTATGATGATGTCTTGTTCGGACCAATCATCTGAATTAAAAAACACAATTAAAGAAGACCAACAAATTGATGAGATCAATAAAATGGGTCTAAAACTAATATCCTCTGGTTTTAATGCCGGAGATGGATATGCTGAAGTATGGATTAGAGATTTTAATACTTTTGTGACGCAATCAGCAAAGGTGTTAGATCAAAAAGACATTAAAGATAACATCCTAAACTTCTTTTATATTCAAGAAGCCGATGGAAATATTGCTGATGGGTTTATTGAAGTAAGACCTGGTTATGATTCAACGTATTACAAAAAAAGTGCATTAAAGCCTTCACTTGCTTATCATAAAAATACGGTAGAAACAGACCATGAAACATCACTAGTACAAACTGTTTACAAATACATTAAAGCCACAAACGATCGCTCAATTTTAAATGAAGTGATTGATGGTAAAACAGTCACGGAACGTTTAGTGATGTCAATGGACTTTTTGATGAACGAACGTTATAACGAAAAATATGGATTGCTTTGGGGTGCGACTACTGCCGATTGGGGTGATGTTCAGCCAGAACATCCATGGGGAGTAGCGCTAGACGAGAATTCTCACCTTACGATTGATATTTACGACAATGCGATGTTTGTTATCGCATTAAACAATATGATTGAAATTTGTGGTCATCAAATCGATGTGGTGAAATGGACAAAAATCAAAGATGAGATTACGAATAACGTAAGAACACATCTTTGGGATGAGAAAAATCAAAAATACATTCCACATATCTACTTACATGGATCACCTTTCCCTAAAGATTTTGATGAAAACGAAATCATGTACCATGGTGGTACAGCCGTGGCTATTCAAGCGGGATTCTTGACGAAAAAAGAGATCAAGGTTTCATTAGAGAAAATGATCAAGAATGTGAAAGAATCAGGAGCACCTTCTATTGGTTTAACATTGTACCCGGTGTATCCTGAAGGATTTTTCCAAAATACAGGTATGCATCCATACGGTTACCAAAATGGTGGTGATTGGACTTGGTTTGGCGCTAGAATGATTTCTGCATTGATCGAAAATGGATACGAGAAAGAAGCATGGGAGCAAGCACAACCAATGTTTGATAGAGTCCTTAAAAACAAAGGATTCTACGAGTGGTACACTCGCGATAACCAACCTACAGGATCAGGTATGTTTAGAGGATCGGCAGGTGTGTTATTAGATGCTATCGATGCTTTCCAAGATTACGCAAATGAAGACTAA
- a CDS encoding GH92 family glycosyl hydrolase produces MKKLHLLLLMCLGYTAFGQYIDPLEAVDPNIGTVHSRWFFYTPAANPFGMAKPAPSTNGSYGNKWGWEAVGYDGTHTSIEGFVNFHEFQVGGISLMPTNGELITVPGKLEEVEKGYRSNFKKENEIAQPGYYSVVLEDYNIKAELTSTPRVSFHRYSFPKGENHLLFDIGNTQGESGNVVDAAVTMVDDKTIEGYVITHPGYVKYYQPGAYVKMYFVAEIDKTTSSIASFNKEDIHFGCKTALGQGAGLALTFDQNKEYQVEVKIGQSYTSIENARLNLEKEAIDLQFDEAKEKAQSKWREMLGKIAVKGGSKEHQTKFYTGLYHALLGRGLSSDVNGQYPSINGEVGQIEIDETTNQPKYNHYNTDAVWGAFWNLTQLWALAYPEYYNEFVQCQLDIYKDGGWLADGVATNKFVSGVGTNYTGLLIASAYNRGIDQYDHELAYQAVRKNELGWMNRPLGAGKADTKVFVEEGFVPLTQNNEYYSASNAEGSQFSASHTLEYSFSASAAMNMAKSLHHIDDAKLFADYSKGWEKLFNEEIGFITPKTKDHQFVKDFDPKKVWTGFQEGNAWQYTFYVPHDVKGLAKKIGPQEFIERLNGVFETAAITKFGGGETVDAFAGLENVYNHGNQPSLHIAWMYNFTDQPYKTQYWVREICDVFYGTDETHGYGYGQDEDQGQLGAWYVLAGIGLFDVAGGTGENPNLQLSMPQFEEVKISLDKQFYEGEEVVIKIKGDPTKNRYIKSAEWNGESLESVFLPWSEYIKGGVLEMKSSAKPKK; encoded by the coding sequence ATGAAAAAACTACATTTATTACTCCTGATGTGTTTGGGGTACACTGCTTTCGGTCAATATATTGATCCATTGGAAGCAGTGGACCCAAATATTGGGACAGTACATTCGAGATGGTTTTTCTATACGCCAGCAGCCAACCCGTTTGGTATGGCTAAACCTGCTCCATCTACGAACGGTTCTTACGGAAACAAATGGGGCTGGGAGGCTGTCGGATATGATGGAACACATACTTCTATCGAAGGGTTCGTTAATTTCCATGAATTCCAAGTAGGAGGTATTTCTTTAATGCCTACAAATGGAGAGTTGATTACTGTTCCTGGGAAACTAGAAGAAGTAGAAAAAGGTTATCGATCGAACTTTAAAAAAGAAAATGAAATCGCCCAGCCGGGATATTATAGTGTGGTGTTAGAAGATTACAATATCAAAGCTGAACTCACCTCAACACCAAGAGTTTCTTTCCACAGATATAGTTTTCCTAAGGGCGAGAATCATTTACTTTTTGATATAGGAAATACGCAAGGAGAGAGTGGTAATGTCGTTGATGCAGCGGTAACAATGGTCGACGATAAAACCATCGAAGGGTATGTCATTACTCATCCAGGATATGTGAAATATTATCAACCTGGAGCTTATGTCAAAATGTATTTTGTGGCAGAGATTGATAAGACGACATCATCTATTGCATCATTTAATAAGGAGGATATCCACTTTGGATGTAAAACTGCTTTAGGTCAAGGTGCAGGTTTAGCTTTAACTTTTGATCAGAATAAAGAGTATCAGGTCGAAGTGAAAATCGGACAATCTTATACTTCCATTGAGAATGCGAGACTAAACCTTGAGAAAGAAGCCATCGACTTACAATTTGATGAAGCAAAAGAGAAAGCCCAATCGAAATGGAGAGAGATGTTAGGAAAGATTGCTGTAAAAGGAGGATCCAAGGAACATCAAACAAAGTTTTATACGGGATTATATCATGCACTTTTAGGTAGAGGTTTAAGTAGCGATGTAAATGGTCAGTACCCTTCAATTAATGGAGAGGTAGGACAAATTGAAATCGATGAAACGACTAATCAACCAAAATACAATCATTACAATACGGATGCTGTTTGGGGTGCATTTTGGAACCTTACGCAACTTTGGGCATTGGCTTATCCAGAGTATTACAATGAGTTTGTGCAATGCCAATTGGATATTTACAAAGATGGAGGATGGCTTGCAGATGGAGTCGCTACCAACAAATTTGTATCTGGTGTGGGCACGAACTACACAGGATTATTGATTGCTAGTGCTTATAACAGAGGTATCGATCAATATGATCATGAATTGGCGTATCAAGCAGTTCGTAAAAACGAATTGGGTTGGATGAACCGTCCTTTAGGTGCCGGTAAAGCCGATACAAAAGTATTTGTCGAAGAAGGTTTTGTGCCATTAACACAAAACAACGAGTATTATTCAGCATCCAATGCAGAAGGTTCTCAGTTTTCGGCATCCCACACTTTAGAGTATAGCTTCTCCGCTTCTGCGGCAATGAATATGGCCAAAAGTTTACATCACATAGACGATGCGAAGTTGTTTGCCGATTATTCAAAAGGCTGGGAGAAGTTGTTTAATGAGGAAATCGGATTTATCACTCCAAAAACAAAAGATCATCAGTTTGTTAAAGACTTTGATCCTAAGAAAGTTTGGACAGGCTTCCAAGAGGGAAATGCTTGGCAATATACTTTTTATGTCCCTCATGATGTGAAAGGGTTGGCAAAGAAAATTGGACCTCAAGAGTTTATCGAACGATTGAATGGTGTTTTTGAAACAGCGGCTATTACAAAGTTTGGTGGAGGAGAAACGGTGGATGCTTTTGCTGGTTTGGAGAATGTCTACAATCACGGAAATCAGCCATCATTGCATATTGCATGGATGTATAATTTTACGGATCAACCTTATAAGACGCAATATTGGGTGAGGGAAATTTGTGATGTATTCTATGGAACTGATGAAACTCACGGTTATGGATACGGACAAGACGAAGACCAAGGTCAGTTAGGGGCATGGTATGTTCTTGCAGGTATCGGACTATTTGATGTTGCAGGCGGAACGGGTGAAAATCCTAACTTGCAATTGAGTATGCCGCAATTTGAAGAAGTAAAAATTTCTTTAGATAAGCAGTTTTATGAAGGGGAAGAAGTAGTGATCAAGATCAAAGGTGATCCTACTAAAAATAGATATATCAAATCGGCTGAATGGAATGGGGAAAGTTTAGAAAGTGTTTTCCTTCCTTGGTCTGAGTATATTAAAGGTGGAGTATTAGAGATGAAATCTTCTGCAAAACCTAAAAAATAA